The Microcoleus sp. AS-A8 genome window below encodes:
- a CDS encoding PAS domain-containing protein, whose translation MSTANPSTILIVDDQPTNLKMLFSFLQESGFKVLMAQSGESAITKLDKVAPDLILLDVMLPGLDGFETCRRLKATAETKDIPVIFMTTLSESLDKIQGLKVGAVDYITKPFQQEEVLARIENQLKIRRLSVQLEAQNQQLQQSQSLLASVLNTSQDGVMVFEAIRDSQGKIVDFKWILANQAAAKMTGRTPHDFLGKQLLVELPGNREVGLFERYVTVIETGMPQEGEFYYDYDGIKAWFAQVVVKLGDGFAVTFRDITDRKQAADALLIAQKRLQHLVSYSPAIIYSCKPDDYTPTFISENITLVLGYSAQEFLEDLHFWENHIHPDDKERLFAELPQLFDLGQHSFEYRFLHKDGTYRWLLDVIKLVRDAQGNPLECIGSMSDITQRKQVEAKLQESQRWLCAITDANPNILYVHDLIERRNVYINREVYTILGYAPEEVQQLGMAVLPTLMHSEDFAAVPEHFKRFESAKDGEILEFEYRMRHKNGEWRWLFAWETVFTRNTDGKPKQILGSAADISARKRVEEELSKSEERWQLVNKATHEGIWDLNLKTNEAFRSRRWKEMLGYEDSEIGYDNHEWIARLHPDDVERVMQIQQDYLARKIPHYAVEFRLQCKDGSYKWILGRGQAVWDEVGNPVRMVGSNTDISDRKVIEIALQQSQARLQNLAANIPGMLYEFLRYPDGSYRFAFVSSGCRDINELEPKQLLENPALSFELTHADDVQSLLASIETSAQTLQPWVWEGRIITPSGTLKWIRGAARPERCDDGTILWHGLVIDVSDRKAAELELQRAKTALERQIQRVLLQERITQEIRSSLNPKQVFHTAAIQIGEAFGVNRCLIHTYIDRPIPLIPLVAEYKPPGLVSLLNVEIPVIGNPHVQMMLAQDSAIASDNIYTEPLIKGALPLCQQLGLKSMLAVRTSYQGKPNGAIGLHQYDHFRHWTPEEIDFIESLAAQLGIAIAQANLLEQEKQQRRELALQNNALEKAKLEAESANRAKSHFLSKMSHELRTPLNAILGFTQVMARDESMTSEHKEYLGIINRSGEHLLDLINDILSMSQIEAGQVTLNQNRFDLYRLLDCLEEMLGLKATSKGLELIFTRASDVPQYIQTDDSKLRQTLINLLGNAIKFTQTGRVTLRVGMRGRGNQAGRFPLPQFPLANTRLWFEVEDTGPGIAPEELSSLFDPFVQSATGRQSMEGTGLGLPISQQFVRLMGGEIAVTSTPGQGAIFQFDIPIGLATTTDEKPVSGKRRVIGLEPNQPSYRLLIVEDGAVNRKLLVKILEPLGFEVRTATNGQEGVALWESWSPDLIWMDVIMPVMDGYEATQHIKQTPKGQKTVIIALTANAFEEQQEAILKAGCDDFLPKPFQREVLLEKIAHHLGVLYVYEPQEIPSLCQPPALLQPMAPNALTVMPASWVTQLHQAALYADDELMKQLIEQIPLEYDSLRRALTALVDNFLLEQIINLTEPPRP comes from the coding sequence ATGTCAACTGCCAACCCAAGCACCATCTTGATTGTTGATGATCAACCGACCAATCTCAAGATGCTGTTTAGCTTCTTGCAAGAGTCTGGCTTTAAAGTTCTAATGGCACAGAGTGGGGAAAGTGCTATCACCAAGCTGGACAAGGTAGCACCGGACTTAATCTTGTTAGATGTCATGTTGCCAGGACTTGATGGGTTTGAGACTTGTCGGCGTCTGAAAGCAACGGCCGAAACAAAAGATATTCCGGTGATTTTTATGACGACTCTGTCAGAGTCGCTCGATAAGATTCAAGGATTAAAAGTCGGTGCAGTCGATTATATTACTAAGCCATTCCAGCAAGAAGAAGTCTTAGCACGGATTGAGAATCAACTGAAGATCCGAAGACTCTCTGTGCAACTCGAAGCACAAAATCAACAACTCCAACAGTCGCAGTCTTTACTCGCTAGTGTTTTAAATACCTCCCAGGATGGGGTGATGGTGTTTGAGGCGATTCGGGATAGTCAGGGTAAAATTGTCGATTTTAAGTGGATTTTAGCCAACCAGGCAGCCGCAAAAATGACGGGGCGAACCCCTCACGATTTCCTGGGAAAGCAACTGCTGGTGGAACTGCCGGGAAATCGTGAGGTGGGCTTATTTGAGCGGTATGTCACTGTCATTGAGACGGGTATGCCCCAAGAGGGGGAATTCTATTATGACTATGACGGCATCAAGGCTTGGTTTGCCCAGGTTGTGGTTAAGTTGGGTGATGGCTTCGCGGTAACATTCCGGGATATCACCGATCGCAAGCAGGCGGCTGATGCTCTGCTGATCGCTCAAAAACGTCTACAGCATTTAGTCTCCTATAGCCCAGCCATTATTTATAGCTGCAAGCCTGACGACTACACCCCCACCTTCATCAGCGAGAATATCACCCTCGTTCTCGGTTACAGCGCTCAGGAATTCCTAGAGGATTTGCACTTCTGGGAAAACCATATCCACCCAGACGATAAAGAGCGTCTGTTTGCGGAACTCCCACAGCTATTTGACTTGGGACAGCACTCTTTTGAATATCGCTTTTTACACAAAGACGGGACTTACCGTTGGCTTTTGGATGTTATCAAGTTAGTGCGTGACGCTCAGGGCAACCCCTTAGAGTGTATTGGTTCCATGAGCGACATAACCCAACGCAAGCAAGTCGAAGCCAAACTGCAAGAAAGCCAGCGTTGGCTGTGTGCCATCACAGACGCGAATCCCAATATTTTGTATGTTCATGACTTGATAGAACGGCGTAACGTCTATATCAATCGCGAAGTTTACACAATTCTTGGCTACGCTCCAGAAGAAGTACAGCAGCTGGGTATGGCTGTACTGCCAACCCTGATGCACTCTGAGGATTTCGCGGCAGTTCCGGAACATTTCAAACGATTCGAGTCGGCTAAAGATGGCGAAATCTTAGAGTTTGAGTACCGGATGAGGCACAAAAACGGTGAATGGCGTTGGCTGTTTGCATGGGAGACGGTGTTTACCAGAAACACCGACGGGAAACCGAAGCAGATTTTGGGCTCGGCGGCGGATATTAGCGCTCGCAAACGGGTTGAGGAGGAATTGAGCAAGAGTGAAGAACGCTGGCAATTAGTCAACAAGGCCACCCATGAAGGGATTTGGGACTTGAACCTCAAAACCAATGAAGCCTTCAGATCCAGGCGCTGGAAAGAAATGCTGGGTTATGAAGACTCGGAAATTGGGTACGACAATCATGAGTGGATAGCACGCCTTCATCCCGATGATGTGGAGCGGGTGATGCAAATTCAGCAAGATTACCTGGCGCGGAAAATCCCGCATTATGCTGTGGAGTTTCGCCTACAGTGCAAAGACGGCAGCTACAAATGGATTTTGGGGCGGGGACAAGCCGTTTGGGATGAAGTGGGGAATCCCGTGCGGATGGTTGGTTCGAATACGGACATTAGCGATCGCAAAGTCATTGAAATTGCCTTACAACAAAGTCAAGCTCGCCTGCAAAACTTGGCTGCTAATATACCAGGAATGCTGTATGAATTTCTGCGATATCCAGATGGTTCCTATCGCTTTGCTTTCGTGAGTTCGGGTTGCCGGGACATTAATGAATTGGAGCCAAAGCAGCTTTTGGAGAATCCCGCACTCAGCTTTGAACTCACTCATGCAGATGATGTCCAAAGCCTCTTGGCATCGATCGAAACCAGCGCCCAAACCTTACAACCTTGGGTATGGGAAGGGCGCATCATTACACCATCTGGAACCCTCAAATGGATTCGAGGCGCGGCTCGACCCGAACGTTGCGACGATGGAACGATTCTGTGGCATGGTTTAGTGATTGATGTGAGCGATCGCAAAGCCGCAGAACTCGAACTTCAGAGGGCTAAAACCGCCCTAGAGCGACAAATCCAACGAGTGTTGTTGCAAGAAAGAATTACTCAAGAAATTCGCTCTAGCTTGAATCCCAAGCAAGTGTTTCATACGGCTGCCATCCAGATTGGTGAAGCCTTTGGCGTTAATCGTTGCCTGATTCATACCTACATTGACCGCCCAATTCCCCTGATTCCTTTAGTGGCAGAGTACAAACCACCAGGATTAGTTTCCCTGCTGAATGTAGAAATTCCAGTGATTGGCAATCCCCATGTGCAGATGATGTTAGCTCAAGACTCAGCTATCGCCTCTGATAATATCTACACGGAGCCATTGATAAAAGGCGCTTTACCCCTATGCCAACAACTGGGACTCAAATCAATGCTAGCCGTTCGGACTTCTTATCAAGGAAAACCCAATGGAGCCATTGGTTTACATCAGTACGACCACTTCCGCCATTGGACTCCAGAAGAAATTGACTTTATCGAATCGCTAGCGGCACAACTGGGAATTGCGATCGCCCAAGCTAATCTCCTCGAACAGGAAAAACAACAGCGTCGAGAACTAGCGCTGCAAAATAATGCTCTAGAGAAAGCTAAACTTGAGGCAGAATCCGCCAACCGCGCCAAAAGCCACTTCCTCTCCAAGATGAGTCATGAACTGCGTACTCCCCTCAACGCCATCCTTGGTTTTACTCAGGTGATGGCTCGTGACGAGTCCATGACTTCAGAACACAAAGAATACCTGGGAATTATTAATCGCAGTGGAGAGCATTTACTCGATCTGATCAATGACATTTTGTCAATGTCCCAAATCGAAGCCGGTCAAGTCACCTTGAATCAAAATCGCTTTGACTTGTATCGCCTGCTCGACTGTTTAGAAGAAATGCTCGGACTCAAAGCCACATCCAAAGGTCTGGAACTGATATTTACACGAGCCTCTGATGTCCCTCAATACATCCAAACCGACGACAGTAAATTGCGTCAAACTCTGATTAACCTGTTGGGAAACGCGATCAAATTTACTCAAACCGGTCGTGTCACGCTGCGCGTAGGCATGAGAGGCAGGGGAAATCAGGCAGGGCGGTTTCCTCTCCCCCAATTCCCCCTTGCCAATACCCGCCTGTGGTTTGAAGTGGAAGACACTGGCCCTGGGATCGCCCCGGAAGAACTCAGTAGCTTATTTGACCCGTTCGTACAAAGCGCAACCGGTCGCCAGTCCATGGAAGGTACGGGATTAGGTCTACCGATTAGCCAACAATTTGTGCGCCTGATGGGGGGAGAAATTGCCGTTACCAGTACCCCCGGTCAAGGAGCCATTTTTCAGTTTGATATCCCAATAGGCTTAGCCACAACGACGGACGAAAAACCCGTATCCGGTAAACGGCGGGTGATCGGTTTAGAGCCAAACCAACCGTCCTATCGTCTCCTCATTGTTGAGGATGGTGCTGTCAATCGCAAACTGCTGGTTAAGATTCTTGAACCCTTAGGCTTTGAAGTCCGCACAGCAACGAATGGTCAGGAAGGAGTCGCCTTGTGGGAAAGTTGGTCACCCGATCTAATTTGGATGGATGTGATTATGCCGGTGATGGACGGTTATGAGGCCACCCAACACATTAAACAAACCCCCAAAGGCCAAAAAACTGTAATTATTGCTCTAACGGCTAATGCTTTTGAAGAGCAGCAAGAAGCCATTTTAAAAGCGGGTTGTGATGACTTTTTACCTAAACCTTTTCAGCGAGAGGTACTTCTCGAAAAGATTGCTCATCACTTGGGAGTGCTATATGTCTATGAACCGCAGGAAATACCCAGCTTATGCCAGCCACCAGCTCTATTGCAGCCAATGGCACCCAATGCTTTAACCGTTATGCCTGCATCTTGGGTCACCCAGCTCCATCAAGCTGCGCTCTACGCTGATGACGAATTGATGAAACAGCTCATTGAGCAAATTCCTTTAGAATACGATTCTTTGCGTCGAGCATTAACAGCTTTGGTCGATAACTTTCTTCTCGAGCAAATCATCAATTTGACTGAACCCCCTAGGCCATGA
- the ftsH3 gene encoding ATP-dependent zinc metalloprotease FtsH3 — translation MNKKWRNAGLYALLAIVVIALGTAFLDKPSQSRETWKYSKLIQEVQDGKIETVKLSADRTRALVTAQDGKQVLVNLPNDPQLISILAEKVEDISVLPQSDESFWFRALSSLFFPVLLLVGLFFLLRRAQNGPGSQAMNFGKSRARVQMEPQTQVTFGDVAGIDQAKLELNEVVDFLKNADRFTAVGAKIPKGVLLVGPPGTGKTLLARAVAGEAGVPFFSISGSEFVEMFVGVGASRVRDLFEQAKTNAPCIVFIDEIDAVGRQRGAGLGGGNDEREQTLNQLLTEMDGFEGNTGIIIIAATNRPDVLDAALLRPGRFDRQVVVDRPDYAGRLEILRVHARGKTLAKDVDLEKIARRTPGFTGADLSNLLNEAAILAARRNLTEISMDEVNDAIDRVLAGPEKKDRVMSEKRKTLVAYHEAGHALVGALMPDYDPVQKISIIPRGRAGGLTWFTPSEDRMDTGLYSRSYLQNQMAVALGGRLAEEIIFGEEEVTTGASNDLQQVTRVARQMVTRFGMSDRLGPVALGRQNGNMFLGREIASDRDFSDTTAATIDEEVRRLVDEAYGRAKNVLLGNKHILDKLAGMLIEKETVDSDELQELLANNDVKIAAIA, via the coding sequence GTGAATAAGAAGTGGAGAAACGCAGGGCTATACGCGCTATTAGCAATCGTAGTCATTGCCTTAGGGACAGCATTTTTAGATAAACCCTCCCAAAGCCGGGAGACTTGGAAGTACAGCAAGCTGATACAGGAAGTTCAAGACGGCAAAATTGAGACGGTTAAGCTCAGTGCCGATCGCACCCGAGCACTCGTCACAGCTCAAGACGGCAAGCAAGTCTTGGTCAACTTGCCCAATGACCCTCAGCTCATCAGCATACTCGCTGAAAAAGTTGAGGACATTTCTGTTCTGCCCCAGAGTGATGAAAGCTTTTGGTTTAGAGCATTAAGCAGCCTGTTCTTCCCAGTCCTCCTGCTAGTGGGATTGTTTTTCTTGCTGCGCCGCGCTCAGAATGGCCCCGGTTCTCAGGCGATGAACTTTGGCAAATCCAGAGCGAGAGTGCAGATGGAGCCTCAAACTCAGGTGACCTTTGGGGATGTCGCAGGGATTGACCAAGCCAAGCTGGAACTCAATGAAGTCGTTGACTTCCTGAAAAATGCCGATCGCTTCACCGCTGTTGGAGCCAAAATTCCCAAAGGCGTGCTGTTGGTTGGCCCTCCGGGAACGGGTAAAACCCTCCTCGCTCGTGCCGTTGCAGGTGAAGCTGGCGTGCCCTTCTTCTCCATCTCTGGTTCTGAGTTCGTCGAGATGTTTGTGGGCGTCGGTGCTTCTCGCGTGCGTGACTTGTTCGAGCAAGCGAAGACGAATGCTCCTTGTATCGTGTTCATCGATGAAATTGATGCCGTAGGGCGTCAACGGGGAGCAGGTTTAGGCGGCGGTAACGATGAGCGGGAGCAAACCCTCAACCAGTTACTCACCGAGATGGATGGTTTTGAGGGGAATACAGGCATCATTATTATTGCTGCCACCAACCGCCCAGATGTTTTGGATGCCGCTCTATTGCGTCCCGGTCGATTTGACCGTCAGGTGGTTGTTGATCGCCCGGATTATGCGGGACGTTTGGAAATTCTCAGAGTTCATGCTCGCGGTAAGACACTGGCGAAGGATGTGGACTTGGAGAAAATTGCGCGTCGGACTCCTGGGTTCACCGGTGCGGATTTATCCAACCTGTTGAATGAAGCGGCAATTTTGGCAGCACGTCGCAACCTCACGGAAATCTCGATGGATGAGGTGAACGATGCGATCGATCGCGTGTTGGCAGGGCCAGAGAAGAAAGACCGCGTGATGAGCGAGAAGCGCAAGACGCTGGTTGCCTATCACGAAGCCGGTCACGCGTTGGTGGGTGCCTTGATGCCGGATTATGACCCAGTGCAGAAAATTAGCATTATCCCTCGCGGTCGTGCCGGTGGTTTGACTTGGTTCACACCGAGTGAAGACCGGATGGATACGGGTTTATATTCCCGCTCTTACCTGCAAAACCAAATGGCAGTGGCTTTGGGCGGTCGCCTTGCGGAAGAGATTATCTTCGGTGAAGAAGAAGTCACCACCGGTGCTTCCAACGACTTGCAACAGGTGACTCGCGTAGCACGGCAAATGGTGACTCGCTTTGGCATGAGCGATCGCTTAGGCCCTGTCGCTCTAGGACGCCAGAATGGCAATATGTTCTTGGGTCGGGAGATTGCCTCAGACCGAGATTTCTCGGATACAACAGCGGCTACCATTGATGAAGAAGTGCGTAGGCTGGTGGATGAAGCTTACGGACGCGCTAAGAATGTCTTACTCGGCAACAAGCACATTCTTGACAAATTAGCCGGAATGTTGATTGAGAAAGAAACAGTGGATTCCGATGAACTGCAAGAACTTTTAGCGAATAACGACGTTAAGATCGCGGCTATAGCCTAG
- a CDS encoding aminotransferase class IV: MFWYDGRLIRGGRLELTIDNPGLLYGATVFTTLRVYQQSLQHPLTNWRGHGDRLTSSLQTFGWQQPDWERLRCGAEQLSASYAVLRITIFPDGREWITGRSLPPDLAQRQQQGITAWGAFAPEYWRSLAAHKTGNYLSAWLAGQAARQQGAAEAILVDATGSWLETNTGNLWGWQGGCWWTPPLAAGILPGVVRSQLMDWLKTQDYPVREAPWDWERVLQFEAIAYTNSVIEVIPIHTVLTSSQSLSYDAFHPTLELLQSLWRQHHEPLP, from the coding sequence TTGTTCTGGTATGACGGTCGGCTCATTCGTGGCGGTAGGCTGGAACTCACCATTGATAACCCTGGCTTACTTTATGGTGCCACTGTTTTTACAACGCTGCGCGTTTATCAGCAGTCGTTGCAGCATCCCCTGACAAATTGGAGGGGTCATGGCGATCGCCTCACCTCCAGCTTGCAAACCTTCGGCTGGCAACAACCCGACTGGGAGCGGTTACGCTGTGGGGCAGAGCAATTAAGTGCATCTTATGCGGTTCTCAGAATCACAATTTTCCCTGATGGGCGGGAGTGGATTACCGGACGTTCTCTCCCCCCTGACTTGGCACAACGCCAACAGCAAGGCATTACCGCATGGGGGGCATTTGCCCCTGAGTATTGGCGATCGCTTGCGGCTCATAAAACAGGGAACTATCTCTCGGCTTGGCTGGCTGGACAAGCGGCACGGCAGCAGGGGGCGGCTGAGGCGATTTTAGTAGATGCTACGGGGAGTTGGTTAGAGACGAACACGGGCAATCTTTGGGGCTGGCAAGGGGGATGTTGGTGGACGCCACCCTTAGCTGCGGGTATCTTACCGGGCGTGGTGCGATCGCAACTCATGGACTGGCTTAAAACACAGGATTATCCGGTTCGCGAAGCCCCTTGGGATTGGGAACGGGTGTTGCAGTTTGAAGCGATCGCCTACACCAACAGTGTTATAGAAGTGATTCCCATCCACACCGTCCTGACGTCCTCCCAGTCTCTCTCCTACGACGCCTTTCACCCGACACTGGAGTTATTGCAGAGTCTGTGGCGACAACACCACGAACCTCTACCCTAA
- a CDS encoding SpoIIE family protein phosphatase: MKNRFFSYFAASLTVASILATNWVIDHSERDRFQQRNRADVLNQLSAVRARLEGKLNQRLFLSRGLVAYISTINPEIDREKFDNLAKVIVAQQAGIRGVALYKNTVITYMYPLAGWEKAIGFDPMAIPAEREAIKRAIKTKQSIFAGPIDLVPTGVGFISRTPIFLTPPNAAAESGQFWGMVGIIIDRDTLFQEAGLLDPDANLQYAIRGKDGLGADGEIFFGDAKIFQGEPVTLEVTLPNGSWQLAAIPVRGWAKSDPISQWFWLGGGLLAVLAGGLVFILVSAPAQLRKVVERATAALRESEEALLQANADLQRLDKLKDEFLANTSHELRTPLNGIIGIAESLMDEVTGSLPQATRFNLSLIVSSGRRLATLVNDILDFSKLKHETIELQLKPVEMRSLAEVVLTLCQPLIGQKKLQLINRISPNLPAVNADENRMQQILHNLVGNAIKFTDSGLIEISAELTGEGNPNSQMAITISDTGIGIPEDKHDRIFESFEQADGTTARQYGGTGLGLAITKTLVELHGGKIGVESTLGVGSRFTFTLPLSQGLNTGMLKGESSPQPTNLQLANLQPINLQPINLQPINLQPKTSDGSTFQILIVDDEPVNRQVFTNYLSLQNYTISQASNGLEALELLESGFKPDLILLDVMMPRLTGYEVTRKIRETWQANELPILLLSAKNQVSDLVVGLDVGANDYLTKPISKDELLARLKTHLNIKQLKAENLRLATELEITRQLQQMLLPRERELGTIAGLDIAGFMEPAEEVGGDYYDVLKYNGNLKIGIGDVTGHGLESGVLMVMVQTAVRTLLCNNETDPVKFLSTVNRTIYDNVQRMNSDKNLSLSLLDYKQGQLCLSGQHEEMIVVRADGSLERIDTIDLGFPIGLEEDIGEFIAHTQVQLHPGDVVVLYTDGITEAENLAGEQYGIERLCEVVRDNRQQTAEQIKQTVLDNVRAHIGQQKVYDDITLLVLKQK; this comes from the coding sequence ATGAAAAATCGTTTTTTTTCCTATTTCGCGGCTTCATTGACAGTCGCGAGCATTCTGGCAACCAACTGGGTGATTGATCACTCAGAACGAGACCGCTTCCAGCAACGTAATCGCGCCGATGTTCTCAATCAACTCAGTGCCGTCAGAGCTCGTCTCGAAGGGAAGTTAAACCAGCGACTTTTTCTGTCACGGGGTTTAGTTGCTTACATCTCTACCATCAATCCGGAGATTGATCGCGAAAAATTTGACAACCTTGCCAAAGTCATCGTGGCGCAGCAAGCGGGTATCCGTGGCGTAGCCCTATATAAAAATACGGTTATTACTTATATGTATCCCTTAGCGGGCTGGGAAAAAGCGATCGGGTTTGACCCGATGGCCATTCCAGCCGAACGAGAAGCCATTAAACGGGCGATTAAAACCAAACAAAGTATCTTTGCAGGGCCGATTGACCTAGTGCCAACTGGGGTGGGATTCATCAGTCGTACCCCAATTTTCCTCACGCCTCCCAATGCGGCGGCTGAAAGCGGTCAATTTTGGGGCATGGTGGGCATTATCATCGACCGGGATACCCTGTTTCAAGAAGCCGGACTGCTCGACCCTGATGCTAACCTCCAGTACGCTATACGCGGCAAAGACGGATTAGGAGCGGATGGGGAGATATTTTTCGGAGATGCCAAAATTTTTCAGGGAGAACCCGTCACCTTAGAGGTAACTCTGCCCAATGGTTCCTGGCAGTTAGCTGCCATTCCAGTACGAGGATGGGCGAAAAGTGATCCCATTTCTCAATGGTTTTGGCTGGGGGGTGGGTTGCTTGCTGTGTTGGCGGGAGGCTTGGTGTTCATTTTAGTTAGTGCTCCGGCGCAATTGCGAAAAGTTGTGGAACGAGCAACAGCCGCACTCAGAGAGAGTGAGGAGGCGCTGTTGCAGGCGAATGCTGATTTGCAACGCTTGGATAAGCTCAAAGATGAGTTTTTGGCGAATACGTCCCATGAACTACGTACCCCCCTGAATGGGATTATTGGCATTGCCGAGTCCCTGATGGATGAGGTGACAGGCTCACTGCCACAAGCCACTCGTTTCAATCTCAGCCTAATCGTTTCCAGTGGTCGGCGTCTCGCTACCCTGGTCAATGATATTCTGGATTTTTCTAAACTGAAGCACGAAACTATTGAATTGCAACTCAAGCCAGTGGAAATGCGATCGCTGGCAGAAGTTGTGTTGACGCTCTGCCAGCCTCTAATTGGGCAAAAAAAATTACAGTTAATTAACCGTATTTCCCCAAATCTACCGGCGGTGAATGCGGATGAAAATCGTATGCAACAGATTCTGCATAACTTAGTCGGTAATGCGATTAAATTTACAGACAGTGGCCTGATCGAAATTTCAGCCGAATTAACTGGGGAAGGAAATCCTAATTCCCAAATGGCGATTACTATCTCTGATACAGGGATTGGTATTCCAGAAGATAAACACGATCGCATTTTTGAATCCTTTGAACAAGCTGATGGAACAACTGCACGTCAGTACGGCGGTACGGGTTTAGGGCTAGCTATTACTAAAACTTTAGTGGAGTTACATGGGGGAAAAATTGGTGTTGAATCTACCCTGGGTGTTGGGTCACGGTTTACGTTTACCCTCCCCTTATCACAAGGGTTGAACACTGGCATGTTGAAGGGTGAAAGTTCCCCACAACCTACCAACTTGCAACTTGCCAACTTGCAACCTATCAACCTGCAACCTATCAACCTGCAACCTATCAACCTGCAACCGAAAACCTCTGATGGCTCGACGTTCCAAATTTTAATTGTGGATGATGAGCCTGTGAATCGTCAGGTCTTCACTAATTATTTATCATTGCAAAACTATACTATTAGCCAAGCCAGCAATGGTCTAGAAGCATTAGAGTTATTGGAAAGTGGGTTTAAACCTGACTTGATTTTATTAGATGTGATGATGCCCCGATTGACGGGTTATGAAGTCACGCGGAAAATCCGGGAAACTTGGCAAGCGAATGAATTGCCAATTTTGCTCTTGAGTGCTAAAAATCAAGTCTCCGATTTAGTAGTGGGATTAGACGTGGGGGCGAATGATTATTTAACGAAACCAATCTCTAAAGATGAACTTCTCGCTCGCCTTAAAACTCACTTAAATATCAAGCAACTCAAAGCGGAAAACTTACGTCTGGCGACTGAATTGGAAATCACACGCCAACTTCAGCAGATGCTATTACCTAGAGAACGGGAACTGGGAACCATTGCCGGCTTAGATATTGCTGGCTTTATGGAGCCGGCTGAGGAGGTTGGTGGTGACTACTATGACGTACTCAAGTACAATGGCAACCTTAAAATTGGCATTGGCGATGTAACCGGACATGGTCTGGAAAGTGGAGTATTAATGGTTATGGTGCAAACGGCTGTACGGACTTTGTTGTGCAACAACGAAACCGACCCTGTTAAATTTTTAAGTACTGTTAATCGGACGATTTACGACAACGTACAACGTATGAATTCTGATAAAAACCTGAGTCTTTCCTTGTTGGACTATAAACAAGGTCAACTGTGTTTAAGTGGACAGCATGAAGAGATGATTGTGGTGCGTGCTGACGGCTCTTTGGAGCGGATCGATACAATTGATTTAGGCTTCCCGATTGGTTTGGAGGAAGACATTGGTGAGTTTATCGCTCACACTCAGGTGCAGCTTCATCCAGGAGATGTGGTTGTCCTCTATACTGACGGAATTACGGAGGCGGAAAATTTAGCGGGAGAGCAATACGGAATTGAAAGATTATGTGAAGTAGTTAGAGACAACAGGCAACAAACTGCGGAGCAAATCAAGCAGACAGTGCTTGATAATGTGCGAGCGCACATCGGCCAGCAAAAAGTTTATGACGACATTACTTTGCTGGTACTTAAACAAAAGTAG
- a CDS encoding DUF6272 family protein, whose product MTKIDMTQIFGDFSDNLPDGQEGLTMVFSPTSVSLKQRWRNNGLSADFMADYFATFFPGSEEANSETATQNQVKSAVSFIANELLENAMKFNDESLPQQISIRLQMDSHRLVFLATNSVHPQRVKKFQQFIQELSTSDPSELYLHHLEKDTEDINENHSGLGLLTMINDYQAKLGWKFEMVDQNPDALAVTTMVQLTV is encoded by the coding sequence ATGACCAAAATCGATATGACTCAGATATTTGGTGACTTTAGTGACAACTTGCCTGACGGTCAGGAAGGTCTGACCATGGTATTTTCACCAACCTCTGTCTCACTCAAGCAGCGCTGGCGCAATAATGGTTTGTCTGCGGATTTTATGGCGGACTATTTTGCCACGTTTTTTCCTGGTAGTGAAGAGGCTAACTCTGAAACGGCGACCCAAAATCAAGTCAAAAGTGCTGTTAGTTTTATCGCCAATGAGTTATTAGAAAATGCCATGAAGTTTAACGACGAATCATTACCCCAGCAGATCAGTATCAGACTCCAAATGGATAGCCACAGACTTGTTTTCCTGGCAACTAATAGTGTGCATCCCCAAAGAGTCAAGAAGTTCCAGCAATTCATCCAAGAGTTATCCACCTCAGACCCTAGCGAGTTATACCTTCACCATCTGGAAAAAGATACGGAAGACATCAACGAAAACCACTCTGGATTAGGCTTGCTAACCATGATTAATGATTATCAAGCCAAGCTCGGCTGGAAGTTTGAGATGGTTGATCAAAACCCGGATGCGCTCGCCGTCACTACAATGGTGCAGTTAACAGTATAG